A portion of the Nomia melanderi isolate GNS246 chromosome 2, iyNomMela1, whole genome shotgun sequence genome contains these proteins:
- the Rbcn-3B gene encoding WD repeat-containing protein Rbcn-3B isoform X9 yields MTVGTSLVVPIVLWGRIAPTHCISCIYLSRDQKTLVTGCYDGQICLWQVDPEVLKMTPRCLLVGHTAPIMCLSRASVIMEQNYIVSSSESGEMCTWDLVDGKCREAVKLSSVHTQMLPYVSAGGEDVRLFCSGYYPEVLVMDPFSLEVLFTLSSRVNPDWISALHVLRPAKRKGRFYVHTNDVVLALTTTGTVKVWTLLGHENRNSEPLYEHESKQIQCLNALAMTCCPYNQRTVLIVCSKDWQIYDAGDFSVLCSISAPHGERWMAGDFLAADRVIIWSDEGRGYLYKLPANSVADNKNYHTASVEYDQPYLYCTLTQPGDKPLSCPPAMRLVTVQKQNKTLKYLLRGDSEGVVVLWTVPEVTTQQLTQICQSDRSTPLSLPPAVKTSLTTAWKEMKPPPIGILDQLDSGDGHGIKLTASIYLPQQSRLVVGREDGSIIIVPATQTVMLQLLHGNHQQYDDWPPHQILLGHSGRVNCLLYPHGAAPRYDRVHLVSGSVDFAVCLWDLYAGTLIHRFCVHAGEITQLMVPPDNCSPRIQKCVCSVASDHSVTLLSLAERKCVVLASRHLFPVVTIKWRPLDDFMIVGCSDGAVYVWQMETGHLDRVLHGIIAEEVLYACDENTMTASGGSAAGGELGLANPAVHFFRGLRHRNLSAIRHATQRGLHQLQQLHGGQGPDHGNQIKAKGAPLMIQGFRSNPKDPESHILFFDIEALIVQLLSDEYGAMSPGSLEAQGLISASEYQKVAALTQSASPDAHKKIADFFGRVKDKAGDVERILKEKDRHGILAKMKEGAENVHTKIQAKVESVGLKPSTLDGKGENWNNSDAAKNNLKRNGAFNEPNATMEVAQLILSLLHSWGLDPDLDRVCEGKLGLLRPMVPVSFGVLSKGGYMSLLLPTWQTQLEPVGEPATQLEQRLPVELVRQERLTRAFTARAHWELSTTLTSNHLLAIVALANTLMSMNNATFVSEQERNRKMHRPGNRSAVSWNKAEEENEEIYTAQQAQIKQGWSLLATLHCVLLPDKVTAQGGAKTFKRPQVEMMARRWQHQCLEIREAAQALLLAELTRMGPKGRKTLVDSWSQYLPMYSTQEPIAPQVQNQSPPASGSPVPTTETHQEEEDEEEELTEAEINTARKPSSVAELKRKQTTAVVLLGVIGAEFGQDVATMNQRRDNDQRRKSSIVEGFGIGNNDLARHTTMALTHLLHAPHSPKLPLHTALRRAAIDLIGRGFTVWELYLDVSKVLLGLLEMCCDADKLVPSMTYGLPLTPQADTCRTARHALTLIATARPAAFITTMAREVARYNTLQQNAQTLNVNMGASVLARAKPEILRIVEQLIDKMQSEMSDLLVEVMDIILHCLDPGHLKTKPLNDVFPAVCRFNQVSHCPATRRIAVGSRNGQLALYELRGNVKCQTVPAHSGSVTALAFSPEGKFLVSYSCTENKLCFWQQTSSGMFGLGNSQTRCVKSYSTAPINDVARLNPMRLARLIWINNRTVTLMLADGSETRFNV; encoded by the exons atgacaGTTGGTACAAGTTTGGTAGTACCTATAGTCCTATGGGGTCGCATAGCTCCGACTCATTGCATTTCCTGTATTTATTTATCCCGAGATCAAAAAACTTTGGTAACAGGATGTTATGATGGTCAAATATGTTTGTGGCAAGTAGATCCTGAAGtattaaag ATGACTCCAAGATGTTTACTCGTTGGTCATACTGCTCCAATAATGTGCCTCAGTCGAGCAAGCGTTATTATGGAACAGAATTATATTGTTAGTAGCAGTGAAAGCGGGGAAATGTGTACTTGGGATTTAGTCGATGGAAAATGTAGAGAAGCTGTGAAACTTAGCAGTGTTCATACACAAATGTTGCCTTATGTCTCTGCTGGTGGAGAAGATGTTAGACTTTTTTGTTCTGG atattatCCTGAGGTTTTAGTAATGGACCCCTTCAGTTTGGAAGTTTTATTTACTCTGAGTTCACGTGTTAATCCCGATTGGATCAGTGCATTGCACGTTTTGCGGCCGGCCAAACGGAAAGGTCGGTTCTACGTGCATACAA ACGACGTTGTGCTGGCCTTAACAACAACTGGCACGGTGAAGGTGTGGACTCTTCTTGGACATGAGAATCGAAATAGCGAACCCCTTTATGAACATGAAAGTAAACAGATACAATGTCTTAATGCACTTGCGATGACCTGTTGTCCATATAATCAGAGGACTGTGTTAATCGTGTGTTCTAAAGACTGGCAG ATATATGATGCTGGTGATTTCTCAGTCCTGTGTTCAATTTCTGCACCTCATGGTGAACGATGGATGGCTGGAGATTTTCTAGCTGCAGATAGAGTCATTATTTGGAGTGATGAAGGTCGTGGTTACCTGTATAAATTACCAGCTAA tAGCGTTGCAGACAATAAGAATTATCATACTGCAAGTGTTGAATATGACCAACCGTACTTGTACTGTACTCTGACACAACCCGGAGATAAG CCTTTATCGTGTCCACCAGCAATGCGATTAGTTACAGTTCAAAAGCAGaataaaacattaaagtatttattacgTGGTGATAGCGAGGGTGTTGTTGTTCTGTGGACAGTGCCAGAAGTAACGACTCAACAACTAACTCAAATCTGTCAAAGTGATCGCTCAACACCTCTCTCTTTGCCCCCAGCAGTAAAAACAAGTCTCACTACTGCTTGGAAAGAAATGAAACCACCACCGATTGGTATACTAGATCAACTAGACAGTGGAGACGGACatggtataaaattaacagCTAGCATATATTTACCACAACAAAGTCGCTTAGTTGTTGGTAGGGAAGACGGCAGTATTATCATTGTTCCTGCAACGCAAACAGTCATGCTGCAATTGCTTCATGGCAATCATCAGCAATATGAtg ATTGGCCTCCGCACCAAATACTTTTAGGCCATTCTGGTAGAGTGAATTGTCTTTTATATCCACATGGAGCTGCACCGCGTTACGATCGGGTACACCTTGTTTCCGGTTCTGTCGATTTTGCTGTTTGCCTATGGGATCTTTATGCTGGAACGCTAATTCATAGATTTTGCGTCCACGCTGGTGAAATTACACAATTAATGGTGCCACCTGATAATTGTAGT cCTAGAATACAAAAGTGCGTTTGCAGTGTTGCATCAGACCACAGTGTGACTTTATTGTCACTAGCAGAGAGAAAATGTGTTGTTCTTGCTTCTCGTCATCTGTTTCCAGTTGTTACAATAAAATGGAGACCACTGGATGACTTTATGATAGTAGGATGTTCAGACGGGGCTGTATACGTATGGCAAATGGAAACTGGTCACTTAGATCGTGTATTACATG GTATTATTGCTGAGGAGGTACTCTACGCTTGTGACGAAAATACAATGACAGCATCTGGTGGATCAGCTGCTGGTGGTGAATTAGGCTTAGCCAATCCTGCTGTGCATTTTTTTAG AGGCTTAAGACACAGAAATCTATCTGCGATCAGACATGCAACACAGAGGGGGTTGCATCAGTTACAACAACTTCATGGTGGGCAGGGACCCGACCATGGAAATCAAATAAAAGCAAAAGGCGCTCCCTTAATGATTCAAGGCTTCAGAAGTAATCCCAAAGATCCAGAaagtcatattttattttttgatatagAAGCTTTAATAG TGCAATTACTTAGCGATGAATATGGAGCAATGTCACCTGGTTCTTTGGAAGCACAAGGTCTAATTTCAGCTTCGGAGTATCAAAAGGTTGCAGCCCTTACACAATCTGCTAGCCCAGACGCTCACAAGAAAATTGCAG ACTTTTTTGGTCGTGTCAAGGATAAAGCAGGCGACGTTGAACGAATTTTAAAGGAAAAGGATCGTCACG GTATATTGGCTAAAATGAAGGAGGGTGCAGAGAACGTACACACTAAAATTCAGGCCAAAGTGGAAAGTGTTGGCCTCAAGCCGTCCACTCTTGACGGCAAAG GTGAAAACTGGAACAATAGTGATGCtgctaaaaataatttaaaacgaaatGGAGCTTTTAATGAACCAAATGCAACTATGGAAGTAGCTCAGCTTATATTGAGTCTGTTACATTCTTGGGGTTTGGATCCAGATTTGGACCGTGTTTGTGAAGGAAAATTAGGCTTATTGAGACCTATGGTTCCTGTTTCATTTGGAGTATTATCTAAAGGAG GTTAcatgtcattattattaccaACTTGGCAAACACAACTGGAACCAGTTGGTGAACCTGCAACTCAATTGGAGCAACGTTTACCAGTTGAATTAGTTAGACAAGAAAGACTTACCAGAGCGTTCACAGCAAGAGCGCATTGGGAGCTATCTACCACATTAACCAGTAATCATTTATTGGCAATAGTTGCTTTGGCAAATACTTTAATGTCAATGAACAATGCAACTTTTGTATCTGAACaagaaagaaatcgaaaaatgcaTAG ACCAGGTAATAGATCAGCGGTTAGTTGGAACaaagcagaagaagaaaatgaGGAAATTTATACTGCGCAACAAGCACAGATCAAACAAGGTTGGTCCCTTTTGGCAACACTACATTGCGTGCTCTTGCCTGATAAAGTAACTGCACAAGGTGGTGCAAAGACATTTAAGCGACCTCAAGTCGAAATGATGGCAAGGAGATGGCAACATCAGTGTCTTGAG ATACGTGAAGCAGCTCAAGCTTTATTACTCGCTGAATTAACTAGAATGGGGCCAAAAGGAAGGAAAACACTTGTAGACAGTTGGTCACAATATTTACCAATGTATAGTACTCAAGAACCCATTGCACCGCAAGTACAGAACCAAAGTCCTCCAGCATCTGGCAGTCCAGTACCTACAACTGAAACCCatcaagaagaagaagatgaagaagaggaATTGACTGAAG CAGAAATAAATACAGCTAGGAAACCTTCGAGTGTAGCGGAATTGAAACGGAAGCAGACAACAGCAGTTGTATTACTAGGTGTAATAGGAGCTGAATTTGGTCAGGATGTTGCTACTATGAATCAAAGAAGAGATAATGATCAAAGACGAAAAAGCTCAATCGTAGAAGGTTTTGGAATAGGAAACAATGATCTTGCCAGACATACTACTATGGCACTTACACATCTGTTACATGCACCTCACTCACCAAAGTTGCCCTTACACACAGCTTTAAGAAGGGCAGCAATTGATCTTATTGGTAGAGGATTCACTGTCTGGGAACTGTATCTTGATGTgtcaaaa GTATTATTAGGACTTTTGGAAATGTGCTGCGATGCAGATAAATTAGTACCAAGCATGACATATGGCCTTCCACTTACACCTCAGGCAGATACATGTCGTACAGCACGTCATGCTTTAACTTTAATAGCCACTGCAAGACCCGCAGCATTCATTACTACGATGGCACGGGAAGTGGCTAGGTACAATACACTACAACAAAATGCGCAAACGTTAAATGTAAATATGGGTGCAAGTGTTTTAGCTAGGGCAAAACCAGAAATACTCAGAATTGTTGAACAATTAATCGACAAAATGCAAAGCGAAATGAGCGATCTTTTAGTGGAG GTCAtggatattattttacattgcttGGACCCAGGTCATCTGAAAACCAAACCATTAAATGATGTATTCCCAGCCGTATGTAGATTTAATCAA GTAAGTCATTGTCCAGCAACCCGCAGGATAGCAGTAGGTAGTCGAAACGGTCAACTCGCTCTGTACGAACTGCGAGGTAACGTTAAATGCCAAACAGTACCTGCGCATTCGGGATCTGTAACAGCGTTAGCATTTTCACCTGAGGGCAAGTTCCTGGTTAGTTACTCTTGTACGGAAAACAAGTTATGTTTTTGGCAg CAAACAAGTAGCGGAATGTTTGGTCTAGGAAATTCACAAACGCGTTGCGTTAAGTCATATAGTACCGCGCCAATTAATGATGTAGCGCGATTAAATCCTATGCGACTAGCTCGTCTAATATGGATAAATAACCGAACCGTTACGTTGATGCTTGCTGACGGATCTGAAACACGGTTCAACGTATAA
- the Rbcn-3B gene encoding WD repeat-containing protein Rbcn-3B isoform X2, whose translation MTVGTSLVVPIVLWGRIAPTHCISCIYLSRDQKTLVTGCYDGQICLWQVDPEVLKMTPRCLLVGHTAPIMCLSRASVIMEQNYIVSSSESGEMCTWDLVDGKCREAVKLSSVHTQMLPYVSAGGEDVRLFCSGYYPEVLVMDPFSLEVLFTLSSRVNPDWISALHVLRPAKRKGRFYVHTNDVVLALTTTGTVKVWTLLGHENRNSEPLYEHESKQIQCLNALAMTCCPYNQRTVLIVCSKDWQIYDAGDFSVLCSISAPHGERWMAGDFLAADRVIIWSDEGRGYLYKLPAKTLVHLDSKLKGKALSSSVADNKNYHTASVEYDQPYLYCTLTQPGDKPLSCPPAMRLVTVQKQNKTLKYLLRGDSEGVVVLWTVPEVTTQQLTQICQSDRSTPLSLPPAVKTSLTTAWKEMKPPPIGILDQLDSGDGHGIKLTASIYLPQQSRLVVGREDGSIIIVPATQTVMLQLLHGNHQQYDDWPPHQILLGHSGRVNCLLYPHGAAPRYDRVHLVSGSVDFAVCLWDLYAGTLIHRFCVHAGEITQLMVPPDNCSPRIQKCVCSVASDHSVTLLSLAERKCVVLASRHLFPVVTIKWRPLDDFMIVGCSDGAVYVWQMETGHLDRVLHGIIAEEVLYACDENTMTASGGSAAGGELGLANPAVHFFRGLRHRNLSAIRHATQRGLHQLQQLHGGQGPDHGNQIKAKGAPLMIQGFRSNPKDPESHILFFDIEALIVQLLSDEYGAMSPGSLEAQGLISASEYQKVAALTQSASPDAHKKIADFFGRVKDKAGDVERILKEKDRHGILAKMKEGAENVHTKIQAKVESVGLKPSTLDGKGENWNNSDAAKNNLKRNGAFNEPNATMEVAQLILSLLHSWGLDPDLDRVCEGKLGLLRPMVPVSFGVLSKGGYMSLLLPTWQTQLEPVGEPATQLEQRLPVELVRQERLTRAFTARAHWELSTTLTSNHLLAIVALANTLMSMNNATFVSEQERNRKMHRPGNRSAVSWNKAEEENEEIYTAQQAQIKQGWSLLATLHCVLLPDKVTAQGGAKTFKRPQVEMMARRWQHQCLEIREAAQALLLAELTRMGPKGRKTLVDSWSQYLPMYSTQEPIAPQVQNQSPPASGSPVPTTETHQEEEDEEEELTEEINTARKPSSVAELKRKQTTAVVLLGVIGAEFGQDVATMNQRRDNDQRRKSSIVEGFGIGNNDLARHTTMALTHLLHAPHSPKLPLHTALRRAAIDLIGRGFTVWELYLDVSKVLLGLLEMCCDADKLVPSMTYGLPLTPQADTCRTARHALTLIATARPAAFITTMAREVARYNTLQQNAQTLNVNMGASVLARAKPEILRIVEQLIDKMQSEMSDLLVEVMDIILHCLDPGHLKTKPLNDVFPAVCRFNQVSHCPATRRIAVGSRNGQLALYELRGNVKCQTVPAHSGSVTALAFSPEGKFLVSYSCTENKLCFWQQTSSGMFGLGNSQTRCVKSYSTAPINDVARLNPMRLARLIWINNRTVTLMLADGSETRFNV comes from the exons atgacaGTTGGTACAAGTTTGGTAGTACCTATAGTCCTATGGGGTCGCATAGCTCCGACTCATTGCATTTCCTGTATTTATTTATCCCGAGATCAAAAAACTTTGGTAACAGGATGTTATGATGGTCAAATATGTTTGTGGCAAGTAGATCCTGAAGtattaaag ATGACTCCAAGATGTTTACTCGTTGGTCATACTGCTCCAATAATGTGCCTCAGTCGAGCAAGCGTTATTATGGAACAGAATTATATTGTTAGTAGCAGTGAAAGCGGGGAAATGTGTACTTGGGATTTAGTCGATGGAAAATGTAGAGAAGCTGTGAAACTTAGCAGTGTTCATACACAAATGTTGCCTTATGTCTCTGCTGGTGGAGAAGATGTTAGACTTTTTTGTTCTGG atattatCCTGAGGTTTTAGTAATGGACCCCTTCAGTTTGGAAGTTTTATTTACTCTGAGTTCACGTGTTAATCCCGATTGGATCAGTGCATTGCACGTTTTGCGGCCGGCCAAACGGAAAGGTCGGTTCTACGTGCATACAA ACGACGTTGTGCTGGCCTTAACAACAACTGGCACGGTGAAGGTGTGGACTCTTCTTGGACATGAGAATCGAAATAGCGAACCCCTTTATGAACATGAAAGTAAACAGATACAATGTCTTAATGCACTTGCGATGACCTGTTGTCCATATAATCAGAGGACTGTGTTAATCGTGTGTTCTAAAGACTGGCAG ATATATGATGCTGGTGATTTCTCAGTCCTGTGTTCAATTTCTGCACCTCATGGTGAACGATGGATGGCTGGAGATTTTCTAGCTGCAGATAGAGTCATTATTTGGAGTGATGAAGGTCGTGGTTACCTGTATAAATTACCAGCTAA GACTTTGGTACACCTTGACAG CAAGCTGAAGGGCAAGGCTCTCAGCAG tAGCGTTGCAGACAATAAGAATTATCATACTGCAAGTGTTGAATATGACCAACCGTACTTGTACTGTACTCTGACACAACCCGGAGATAAG CCTTTATCGTGTCCACCAGCAATGCGATTAGTTACAGTTCAAAAGCAGaataaaacattaaagtatttattacgTGGTGATAGCGAGGGTGTTGTTGTTCTGTGGACAGTGCCAGAAGTAACGACTCAACAACTAACTCAAATCTGTCAAAGTGATCGCTCAACACCTCTCTCTTTGCCCCCAGCAGTAAAAACAAGTCTCACTACTGCTTGGAAAGAAATGAAACCACCACCGATTGGTATACTAGATCAACTAGACAGTGGAGACGGACatggtataaaattaacagCTAGCATATATTTACCACAACAAAGTCGCTTAGTTGTTGGTAGGGAAGACGGCAGTATTATCATTGTTCCTGCAACGCAAACAGTCATGCTGCAATTGCTTCATGGCAATCATCAGCAATATGAtg ATTGGCCTCCGCACCAAATACTTTTAGGCCATTCTGGTAGAGTGAATTGTCTTTTATATCCACATGGAGCTGCACCGCGTTACGATCGGGTACACCTTGTTTCCGGTTCTGTCGATTTTGCTGTTTGCCTATGGGATCTTTATGCTGGAACGCTAATTCATAGATTTTGCGTCCACGCTGGTGAAATTACACAATTAATGGTGCCACCTGATAATTGTAGT cCTAGAATACAAAAGTGCGTTTGCAGTGTTGCATCAGACCACAGTGTGACTTTATTGTCACTAGCAGAGAGAAAATGTGTTGTTCTTGCTTCTCGTCATCTGTTTCCAGTTGTTACAATAAAATGGAGACCACTGGATGACTTTATGATAGTAGGATGTTCAGACGGGGCTGTATACGTATGGCAAATGGAAACTGGTCACTTAGATCGTGTATTACATG GTATTATTGCTGAGGAGGTACTCTACGCTTGTGACGAAAATACAATGACAGCATCTGGTGGATCAGCTGCTGGTGGTGAATTAGGCTTAGCCAATCCTGCTGTGCATTTTTTTAG AGGCTTAAGACACAGAAATCTATCTGCGATCAGACATGCAACACAGAGGGGGTTGCATCAGTTACAACAACTTCATGGTGGGCAGGGACCCGACCATGGAAATCAAATAAAAGCAAAAGGCGCTCCCTTAATGATTCAAGGCTTCAGAAGTAATCCCAAAGATCCAGAaagtcatattttattttttgatatagAAGCTTTAATAG TGCAATTACTTAGCGATGAATATGGAGCAATGTCACCTGGTTCTTTGGAAGCACAAGGTCTAATTTCAGCTTCGGAGTATCAAAAGGTTGCAGCCCTTACACAATCTGCTAGCCCAGACGCTCACAAGAAAATTGCAG ACTTTTTTGGTCGTGTCAAGGATAAAGCAGGCGACGTTGAACGAATTTTAAAGGAAAAGGATCGTCACG GTATATTGGCTAAAATGAAGGAGGGTGCAGAGAACGTACACACTAAAATTCAGGCCAAAGTGGAAAGTGTTGGCCTCAAGCCGTCCACTCTTGACGGCAAAG GTGAAAACTGGAACAATAGTGATGCtgctaaaaataatttaaaacgaaatGGAGCTTTTAATGAACCAAATGCAACTATGGAAGTAGCTCAGCTTATATTGAGTCTGTTACATTCTTGGGGTTTGGATCCAGATTTGGACCGTGTTTGTGAAGGAAAATTAGGCTTATTGAGACCTATGGTTCCTGTTTCATTTGGAGTATTATCTAAAGGAG GTTAcatgtcattattattaccaACTTGGCAAACACAACTGGAACCAGTTGGTGAACCTGCAACTCAATTGGAGCAACGTTTACCAGTTGAATTAGTTAGACAAGAAAGACTTACCAGAGCGTTCACAGCAAGAGCGCATTGGGAGCTATCTACCACATTAACCAGTAATCATTTATTGGCAATAGTTGCTTTGGCAAATACTTTAATGTCAATGAACAATGCAACTTTTGTATCTGAACaagaaagaaatcgaaaaatgcaTAG ACCAGGTAATAGATCAGCGGTTAGTTGGAACaaagcagaagaagaaaatgaGGAAATTTATACTGCGCAACAAGCACAGATCAAACAAGGTTGGTCCCTTTTGGCAACACTACATTGCGTGCTCTTGCCTGATAAAGTAACTGCACAAGGTGGTGCAAAGACATTTAAGCGACCTCAAGTCGAAATGATGGCAAGGAGATGGCAACATCAGTGTCTTGAG ATACGTGAAGCAGCTCAAGCTTTATTACTCGCTGAATTAACTAGAATGGGGCCAAAAGGAAGGAAAACACTTGTAGACAGTTGGTCACAATATTTACCAATGTATAGTACTCAAGAACCCATTGCACCGCAAGTACAGAACCAAAGTCCTCCAGCATCTGGCAGTCCAGTACCTACAACTGAAACCCatcaagaagaagaagatgaagaagaggaATTGACTGAAG AAATAAATACAGCTAGGAAACCTTCGAGTGTAGCGGAATTGAAACGGAAGCAGACAACAGCAGTTGTATTACTAGGTGTAATAGGAGCTGAATTTGGTCAGGATGTTGCTACTATGAATCAAAGAAGAGATAATGATCAAAGACGAAAAAGCTCAATCGTAGAAGGTTTTGGAATAGGAAACAATGATCTTGCCAGACATACTACTATGGCACTTACACATCTGTTACATGCACCTCACTCACCAAAGTTGCCCTTACACACAGCTTTAAGAAGGGCAGCAATTGATCTTATTGGTAGAGGATTCACTGTCTGGGAACTGTATCTTGATGTgtcaaaa GTATTATTAGGACTTTTGGAAATGTGCTGCGATGCAGATAAATTAGTACCAAGCATGACATATGGCCTTCCACTTACACCTCAGGCAGATACATGTCGTACAGCACGTCATGCTTTAACTTTAATAGCCACTGCAAGACCCGCAGCATTCATTACTACGATGGCACGGGAAGTGGCTAGGTACAATACACTACAACAAAATGCGCAAACGTTAAATGTAAATATGGGTGCAAGTGTTTTAGCTAGGGCAAAACCAGAAATACTCAGAATTGTTGAACAATTAATCGACAAAATGCAAAGCGAAATGAGCGATCTTTTAGTGGAG GTCAtggatattattttacattgcttGGACCCAGGTCATCTGAAAACCAAACCATTAAATGATGTATTCCCAGCCGTATGTAGATTTAATCAA GTAAGTCATTGTCCAGCAACCCGCAGGATAGCAGTAGGTAGTCGAAACGGTCAACTCGCTCTGTACGAACTGCGAGGTAACGTTAAATGCCAAACAGTACCTGCGCATTCGGGATCTGTAACAGCGTTAGCATTTTCACCTGAGGGCAAGTTCCTGGTTAGTTACTCTTGTACGGAAAACAAGTTATGTTTTTGGCAg CAAACAAGTAGCGGAATGTTTGGTCTAGGAAATTCACAAACGCGTTGCGTTAAGTCATATAGTACCGCGCCAATTAATGATGTAGCGCGATTAAATCCTATGCGACTAGCTCGTCTAATATGGATAAATAACCGAACCGTTACGTTGATGCTTGCTGACGGATCTGAAACACGGTTCAACGTATAA